Proteins encoded in a region of the Pseudochaenichthys georgianus chromosome 20, fPseGeo1.2, whole genome shotgun sequence genome:
- the hacd1 gene encoding very-long-chain (3R)-3-hydroxyacyl-CoA dehydratase 1, which yields MASSEDDGTVEEKENNNKRRTKSALATAWLTFYNIAMTAGWLVLAIAMMRFYIQKGTTKGLYRSIARTLKFFQTFALAEVGHCAIGIVRTSVIVTGVQVCSRIFMVWFVTNSIRQIQSEESVILFLVVWTMTEITRYSYYTFNLLHHLPYFIKWARYNLFIVLYPLGVIGELMTIYAALPFVRRSGMYSMRLPNKYNVSFDYYYCLIILMLSYIPLFPQLFFHMLRQRRRVLHGEVIVEKDD from the exons ATGGCGTCCAGCGAGGACGACGGCACGGTTGAGGAGaaggaaaacaacaacaagaggAGAACGAAAAGCGCCCTCGCTACAGCATGGCTAACTTTCTACAACATCGCCATGACCGCCGG GTGGCTGGTTTTGGCCATTGCAATGATGCGCTTCTACATCCAGAAAGGCACAACCAAGGGTCTGTACAGAAGTATAGCAAGGACCCTCAAGTTTTTCCAGACCTTTGCACTAGCTGAG GTGGGACATTGTGCTATTG GAATTGTGAGGACTTCTGTAATTGTGACCGGGGTGCAAGTGTGTTCACGAATATTCATGGTTTGGTTCGTCACCAACAGCATCAGACAG ATCCAGAGTGAAGAAAGCGTAATTCTATTCCTGGTTGTGTGGACGATGACAGAGATTACCAGATATTCCTACTACACATTCAACCTGCTCCACCACCTGCCGTACTTCATCAAATGGGCCAG GTACAACCTCTTCATCGTGCTTTACCCCCTGGGGGTCATCGGGGAACTGATGACCATTTATGCTGCCCTGCCGTTTGTACGCAGATCTGGAATGTACTCCATGAGGCTCCCCAACAAGTATAACGTGTCCtttgactactactactgcctCATCATCCTCATGCTGTCCTACATCCCAC TGTTCCCTCAGCTCTTCTTCCACATGCTGCGGCAGAGGAGAAGGGTGCTTCACGGGGAGGTCATAGTGGAGAAAGACGACTAG
- the LOC117465556 gene encoding transmembrane protein 236-like — MGSGRTLKFALCEVLQFAGLCVPLFIVMQRFAVIVAKVKTSVQPPRDGSTAYWLIVASSIAYVTSTALLVWVPMKYMVFVKKKFLIGRKKWRPVALVYVIVSTLPCFAFLIASSEIQINNNMTYDTFTELPVSLVLFSLICIDVVERIRHCRLTGHANDMERDADIPSTVLTHVEPVTPVSPITPAGPGPSVPGQAGQNPMQPGSGQRNDRNQNGPGPRSEANGTLPGIQGNPGRPFSISGLSSRSASTSVYHISPYEYTGPLRFLCASDARADVFVDSFMFWMDTVEMVRVAGHPLVYYSGWVFPIYIFSYLSCLRVVVMPHSPLLPSLGVALQDFPFFFVRVGLIAFFGFVTPILYLIKNLLVCLVFVYFNFMTKLRVFNTERMFF; from the exons ATGGGCTCGGGGAGGACGCTCAAGTTTGCCCTATGCGAGGTGCTGCAGTTCGCAGGCCTGTGCGTGCCGCTCTTCATCGTCATGCAGAGGTTCGCCGTCATCGTAGCAAAGGTCAAAACGTCCGTGCAGCCGCCCCGAGACGGCAGCACGGCCTACTGGCTGATCGTGGCCTCCTCCATCGCCTACGTCACCTCCACTGCCCTGCTGGTCTGGGTACCCATGAAGTACATGGTCTTCGTCAAGAAGAAGTTTCTCATCGGGAGGAAGAAGTG GAGGCCTGTGGCCCTCGTTTATGTGATCGTGTCCACATTACCCTGCTTTGCCTTTCTCATCGCCAGCTCTGAG ATTCAGATAAataataacatgacatatgataCGTTCACGGAGCTCCCTGTGTCACTAGTCCTCTTCTCCCTCATCTGTATTGACGTTGTGGAGAGGATACGCCACTGCAGACTGACAGGCCATG CTAATGACATGGAGAGAGATGCCGACATCCCCTCGACTGTCCTCACACATGTGGAACCAGTAACCCCAGTATCGCCTATCACCCCAGCCGGGCCGGGGCCATCTGTGCCCGGGCAGGCTGGGCAAAATCCCATGCAACCAGGATCAGGCCAGCGCAATGACAGGAACCAGAACGGACCAGGGCCCCGATCGGAAGCCAACGGGACCCTCCCAGGGATACAAGGTAACCCCGGGAGACCGTTTAGCATCTCTGGATTGAGCTCACGATCTGCAAGCACCTCAGTGTACCATATTTCTCCGTACGAATACACGGGTCCACTGAGATTCCTGTGTGCCAGCGACGCTCGTGCAGATGTGTTCGTGGACAGCTTTATGTTCTGGATGGATACCGTGGAGATGGTGAGGGTGGCGGGGCATCCCCTTGTCTATTACTCAGGCTGGGTGTTCCCCATCTACATCTTCAGCTACCTGTCCTGCCTGCGGGTCGTGGTCATGCCCCACAGCCCGCTGCTCCCCTCACTAGGAGTGGCCCTGCAGGACTTTCCGTTCTTCTTTGTTCGCGTCGGCCTCATCGCCTTCTTTGGCTTCGTCACGCCCATTCTCTATCTGATAAAAAACCTGCTGGTCTGCCTGGTGTTTGTTTATTTCAACTTCATGACCAAGCTGAGGGTCTTCAACACAGAGAGGATGTTCTTTTGA
- the mrc1a gene encoding macrophage mannose receptor 1 has translation MLPCLNVAVVLCLLQVLCITADIDSGTFLIFNENHNKCMKVESATSLTVARCDPHAKEQQFRWASESRVLSLSQKLCMGATDIKDWVKVLLFECDESNKLQHWQCKNETLFGLRNEDLHLNWGNHNERSIMIYKGSGLWSRWRIYGTQSDLCSKGFQEVFTIGGNAFGGPCQFPFSFQEKWYAECTKDGRSDGQLWCATERDYDKAKKWGFCPSQASSGWDTDPVTGVQYQRNAQSVLTWSQARKSCQQQGADLLSIVELHEQSYISGLTNNLGTSLWIGLNSLDFESGWQWSNGNPFRYLNWAPGHPSSEPGLTCATLNAAKASKWESSACTKKLGYICRKGNSTSLPPPPVKNQPSFCPSHWVPYAGNCYYLQRTKKMWREALDACHKEGGDLASISNIEEQSFVISQSGYLPTDELWIGLNDQKNQLLFEWSDHSHVTFTQWQTGEPSHATNLQEDCVLIRGKDGRWADHSCEKAYGYICKSKASTKPAEGAQEEANPGCKLGSIRFGSYCYNIGSESKTFDEAQRACSETDAHMVDVTDRYENAFLVSLVGLRPEKYFWTGLSNTANINTFSLTTKRKVTFTHFNVGMPDRHQGCVAMTTGIFAGLWDVVSCSNKEKYVCKKLAEGVPVTTVAPTTPALSCDAGWTPVGQRNFCYKLYKNTEERKKTWQEALDFCKAIGGDLMSIHSMEDMSNAQFRSAEGAWIGLSLGTNAGFGWSDGSSLEFENWSFGEPNNHNDDEHCVEVYSYYGRHWNDRQCESNSDWICQIRRGVTPKPEPVKLTQVYNITEDGWIIYNDTQYLINNDNLDMEAARAFCKKGFGDLAVITGESERKFLWKQVPKTSGQFYIGLTVNLDKSFSWIDSSPVSYTAWEQNEPNFSNNDENCVTLYSSMGYWNDINCGVELPSICKRSSNFINTTMAPTTIPKGGCSPEWLAFQGRCYKLVVGSDRKDWQEARTYCVNQGGNLVSITNDREQAFLTTQMLRYNEDFWIGMNDINWEMRFYWTDGKGISYTNWAKGHPTTLPEGRFTFMDETFDCVIMVGSISKITGSWKVEDCQAKKSFICKRNIDSQIAVAATTVLPKAFYKLGNDSYKVVGGEKMRWDEARRQCQADDADLASILNPVIQAYITLQVSKLKEPVWIGLNSNVTDGRFKWVDNWMMSYTKWGTNEPINNFACVYIDVDKTWKTAPCTNTYFSLCKRSPDIAPTEPPQLPGNCPETKKQKPWIPFRGHCYSFLNSVTDSWAHASVECLKMGASLVSIEDHQEALFIQQYLELLHDDARSFWIGLFKSHEGEWMWIDNSVVDYVNWKKGMPKSDLCVDIDTESGQWSTTNCRRYKTYICKTAKVITPTEKPPSIAKVVKQASHGSAGITIAVVLVVIAVVGLGAFFAFRKQIHIPVLTESTFDNKLYLNNPIRAPVDTKGLVDNIEQNEQA, from the exons ATGTTACCCTGTTTGAATGTTGCTGtggtcctctgtctcctgcaagTCCTCTGCATCACTGCAGACATAG ACAGTGGCACCTTCCTGATATTCAATGAGAACCACAACAAGTGCATGAAGGTGGAGAGTGCCACCTCCCTAACAGTGGCCAGATGTGATCCTCATGCCAAGGAGCAGCAGTTTCGTTGGGCCTCCGAATCACGCGTCCTCAGTCTGTCCCAAAAGCTCTGTATGGGGGCCACAGATATTAAAGACTGGGTGAAGGTGCTCCTCTTTGAATGTGATGAGAGCAATAAGCTACAACACTGGCAGTGCAAGAACGAGACCCTGTTTGGCCTACGAAACGAAGACCTGCACTTAAACTGGGGAAACCACAATGAGAGGAGCATAATGATCTACAAAGGCTCGGGGCTCTGGAGCCGCTGGAGGATATATGGCACCCAGAGTGACCTGTGTTCAAAGGGGTTTCAAG AGGTTTTCACAATAGGGGGCAATGCCTTCGGAGGCCCCTGTCAGTTCCCATTTAGTTTTCAGGAGAAGTGGTACGCTGAGTGCACAAAGGACGGTCGCTCAGACGGACAGCTGTGGTGTGCAACAGAGAGAGATTACGATAAGGCGAAGAAGTGGGGCTTTTGTCCCAGTCAAG CATCCTCAGGTTGGGACACTGACCCGGTCACAGGGGTTCAGTATCAGAGGAACGCACAGTCAGTGCTGACCTGGAGTCAGGCCAGGAAAAGCTGCCAGCAGCAGGGAGCTGACCTCCTCAGCATTGTAGAGCTGCATGAGCAGTCATACATTTCAG GGTTGACAAACAACTTGGGAACATCTCTGTGGATTGGATTGAACAGCTTGGATTTTGAGAGTGGATGGCAGTGGAGCAACGGAAACCCCTTCAGATATTTAAACTGGGCTCCAG GTCACCCTTCGTCAGAGCCCGGGCTCACCTGTGCGACCCTAAATGCTGCAAAAGCGTCAAAATGGGAGAGCAGCGCCTGCACCAAGAAACTTGGTTATATTTGTCGGAAGGGAAACTCTACCAGCCTGCCTCCACCGCCAG TCAAAAACCAGCCCAGCTTCTGCCCGAGTCACTGGGTGCCATATGCAGGAAACTGTTACTACCTGCAGAGGACTAAGAAGATGTGGAGGGAGGCTTTGGATGCGTGTCACAAAGAGGGGGGAGATCTGGCCAGCATCAGCAATATAGAAGAGCAGAGCTTCGTAATATCTCAATCTGGATATT TGCCAACAGATGAGCTTTGGATTGGCCTCAATGATCAGAAGAACCAGCTGCTGTTTGAATGGTCCGATCACTCCCACGTTACCTTCACCCAGTGGCAGACTGGGGAGCCATCTCATGCCACCAACCTACAAGAAGACTGTGTCCTCATCAGAGGAAAG GACGGGAGGTGGGCTGACCACTCATGTGAGAAGGCGTATGGATACATCTGTAAGAGTAAGGCCTCGACTAAACCAGCTGAAGGCGCCCAAGAGGAAGCCAACCCAGGATGCAAACTT GGCTCAATCAGGTTTGGTTCTTATTGTTACAACATTGGATCTGAGTCAAAAACCTTTGATGAGGCACAGCGGGCATGCTCAGAGACTGACGCTCACATGGTGGATGTGACTGATAG ATATGAGAATGCCTTCTTGGTCAGTCTGGTGGGTTTGAGACCAGAGAAGTATTTCTGGACAGGTTTATCGAACACAGCCAACATTAACACTTTCTCGTTGACCACCAAAAGAAAAGTCACATTTACTCATTTCAATGTGGGCATGCCAG ACAGACACCAAGGATGCGTCGCAATGACAACTGGCATTTTTGCTGGATTATGGGATGTTGTCAGCTGCAGCAACAAGGAGAAGTATGTCTGTAAGAAACTAGCAGAAGGGGTACCTGTGACAACAGTCGCACCTACTACCCCCGCCCTCAGCTGTGATGCTGGCTGGACCCCCGTGGGCCAGAGGAATTTCTGCTACAAA CTTTACAAAAACACAGAGGAACGTAAGAAGACTTGGCAGGAAGCTCTGGACTTCTGTAAGGCCATTGGTGGGGACCTGATGAGCATACACAGTATGGAGGACATGAGCAACGCTCA GTTTCGTTCCGCTGAGGGAGCCTGGATCGGCCTCAGTCTAGGTACCAATGCAGGTTTTGGATGGAGTGATGGATCGTCT TTGGAATTTGAGAACTGGTCCTTTGGGGAACCAAATAACCACAATGATGATGAACACTGTGTAGAAGTCTACTCTTACTACGGACGGCACTGGAATGATCGGCAGTGTGAGTCCAACAGTGACTGGATCTGCCAGATACGCAGAG GTGTGACTCCGAAACCGGAGCCTGTCAAATTGACACAAG TATACAACATCACAGAAGATGGCTGGATTATCTACAATGACACACAGTATTTAATCAACAATGATAATCTCGACATGGAAGCTGCTCGAGCCTTCTGCAAGAAGGGTTTTGGAGATCTTGCAGTCATCACAGGGGAGAGTGAGAGGAAGTTCCTTTGGAAACAG GTACCAAAAACCTCAGGACAGTTCTACATTGGCTTGACAGTGAATTTGGACAAATCATTCAG CTGGATTGATAGCTCCCCTGTATCATACACTGCATGGGAACAGAATGAGCCCAACTTTTCTAATAATGATGAAAACTGTGTGACTTTATACAGTAGCATGG GGTACTGGAATGATATTAACTGTGGCGTGGAGCTACCTTCTATTTGCAAAAGAAGCAGTAACTTTATTAATACAACGATGGCCCCAACCACTATTCCTAAGGGAGGATGTTCACCAGAGTGGCTAGCTTTCCAAGGAAGG TGCTATAAGTTAGTTGTGGGGAGTGACAGGAAGGATTGGCAGGAAGCCAGGACATACTGTGTTAACCAGGGAGGAAATCTGGTTTCTATCACCAATGATAGAGAGCAAG CATTCCTGACAACACAGATGCTGAGATACAATGAGGACTTCTGGATTGGCATGAATGATATCAACTGGGAGATGCGCTTTTATTGGACGGACGGCAAAGGCATTTCATACACCAACTGGGCAAAAGGGCATCCAACAACATTGCCTGAAGGACGATTCACATTTATGGACGAG ACATTTGACTGTGTAATTATGGTGGGCAGCATCTCCAAAATAACAGGATCCTGGAAGGTGGAAGACTGTCAAGCAAAAAAAAGCTTCATCTGTAAAAGAAACATTG ACTCTCAGATCGCAGTCGCAGCCACAACTGTGTTACCAAAGGCTTTCTACAAACTTGGCAATGACTCCTACAAAGTGGTTGGGGGCGAGAAGATGAGATGGGATGAGGCGAGGAGGCAGTGCCAAGCCGACGATGCTGATCTGGCCAGTATCCTGAATCCTGTCATTCAGGCGTACATCACACTGCAGGTTTCCAAGCTCAAGGAGCCTGTGTGGATCGGCCTCAACAGCAATGTG ACTGATGGGCGGTTCAAGTGGGTCGATAACTGGATGATGTCATATACCAAATGGGGCACAAATGAGCCTATAAACAACTTTGCGTGTGTGTACATAGACGTGGACAAAACATGGAAGACTGCACCGTGTACCAACACGTACTTCTCCCTTTGCAAGAGGTCACCAG ATATAGCACCAACTGAGCCCCCACAACTTCCCGGCAACTGTCCagaaacaaagaaacaaaaacCCTGGATACCTTTCAGAGGCCATTGTTATTCCTTCCTCAACTCAGTGACGGACAGCTGGGCCCATGCCTCCGTTGAATGTCTGAAAATGG GTGCTTCTCTGGTGAGTATTGAGGACCACCAGGAGGCTTTGTTCATACAACAGTACTTGGAGCTCCTGCACGACGATGCCAGGTCCTTCTGGATCGGCCTCTTCAAGAGTCATGAAG GTGAGTGGATGTGGATCGATAACAGTGTTGTGGACTACGTCAACTGGAAAAAAGGGATGCCAAAGTCAGATTTATGTGTGGACATCGACACTGAAAGTGGACAGTGGAGTACAACCAACTGCAGAAGATACAAGACATACATCTGCAAAACAGCCAAAG ttattACACCTACCGAAAAGCCACCCTCTATTG CGAAAGTGGTTAAACAAGCTTCTCATGGTTCCGCTGGCATCACTATTGCTGTGGTGTTGGTTGTAATCGCTGTAGTTGGACTCGGTGCCTTCTTCGCCTTCCGTAAACAGATACACATCCCAGTCTTGACAGAAAGCACTTTTGACAACAAGCTGTACTTGAACAATCCAATCCGAGCGCCTGTAGACACCAAGGGTCTGGTGGACAACATCGAGCAGAATGAACAAGCTTAG